A window of the Candidatus Gastranaerophilales bacterium genome harbors these coding sequences:
- the hisD gene encoding histidinol dehydrogenase codes for MQIVSYSELPAEFFEFKLFNKLPSVHAIIEDVKKRKDEALIDYSRQFGDGDIKNIELTQAEIDAAFKKVHDNTICAIKIAIENVKRFAHTQRASIKEVELFSNGGTLGQKIIPLRITGAYVPGGNYPLPSSAIMSVVPAKVAGVQEVVVCSPKIQDVTVVAASLAGADRIFRVGGVQAIAAMAYGTETIPKVDKITGPGNKFVTMAKKLVYGDCGIDFLAGPSEVLIIADDSAKPDFIAADMLAQCEHDADASAILITNSELLAYRVSDKINEFLPKLKTGKIAQAALENSYIIMVDDLSMAVEIANRKAPEHLELIVKNEGDYIDKLTNYGSLFIGNYSLEALGDYCSGTNHILPTNGVARYSAGLSVFDFLKIQTWQKFTGSSSSRDITKVASHLAHIEGLSAHKMACDIRLDL; via the coding sequence ATGCAGATAGTCAGTTATAGTGAATTACCTGCTGAATTTTTTGAGTTTAAACTTTTTAATAAATTGCCCTCCGTACATGCAATTATTGAAGATGTAAAAAAACGCAAAGATGAAGCATTAATAGATTATTCAAGGCAATTTGGCGATGGTGATATTAAAAACATCGAACTTACGCAGGCTGAAATTGATGCTGCTTTTAAAAAAGTTCATGACAATACTATTTGTGCGATAAAAATAGCTATAGAGAACGTAAAACGCTTTGCTCATACACAAAGAGCTTCCATAAAAGAAGTGGAATTATTCTCTAACGGCGGAACATTAGGACAAAAAATCATTCCGCTGCGAATAACAGGCGCCTATGTTCCGGGCGGGAATTATCCTTTGCCGTCTTCTGCGATTATGTCTGTAGTTCCTGCAAAAGTTGCAGGTGTACAGGAGGTTGTTGTATGTTCTCCTAAGATACAGGATGTTACTGTTGTTGCAGCTTCTTTGGCAGGAGCGGACAGGATTTTCAGGGTTGGCGGAGTTCAGGCTATAGCTGCTATGGCTTATGGTACCGAAACTATACCTAAAGTAGATAAGATAACAGGTCCGGGCAATAAATTTGTTACTATGGCGAAAAAGCTTGTTTACGGTGATTGCGGCATAGATTTTTTGGCAGGTCCTTCAGAGGTTTTAATTATAGCCGATGATAGTGCAAAACCTGATTTTATTGCAGCCGATATGCTTGCACAGTGTGAACATGATGCTGATGCCAGCGCTATTTTAATCACAAATTCAGAGCTTTTGGCTTACAGGGTAAGTGATAAGATTAACGAATTTTTGCCTAAGTTAAAAACAGGTAAAATTGCGCAGGCTGCACTGGAAAATTCTTACATAATTATGGTTGATGATTTGTCTATGGCTGTAGAAATTGCTAACAGAAAAGCCCCCGAACACCTTGAGCTTATAGTAAAAAATGAAGGTGATTATATAGACAAATTGACTAATTACGGCTCTCTGTTTATAGGCAATTATTCCCTTGAGGCGCTTGGGGATTATTGCTCGGGTACTAACCATATTTTGCCTACTAACGGAGTTGCAAGGTACAGCGCCGGTTTAAGCGTGTTTGATTTCCTTAAAATTCAAACCTGGCAGAAGTTTACCGGTTCAAGTTCATCGCGGGATATAACAAAAGTTGCCTCTCATTTAGCGCATATTGAAGGTTTATCCGCACATAAAATGGCATGTGATATAAGATTGGATTTATAA